The nucleotide sequence cttagacaaaaataattttgttgCTAACTAAGAAACTAGCAAGAACGTTGAATGGATTTATTGAGttcttttcttgattatttgtaATGTTTGAACTGCTTCAGTAGTTTTAAGTTCTAGAAGTAGATTTTCAAAGGACTGTATATACTTTGATTTGTGGAAGCACAAATGATAGGGGATTACCAGGCAGGCATACACATAACTGAAAAGCATAAGCATTATTGCTGTTTCAATGAGTATCTTGCTGGTTATCTGTGCCTGTGGATAAGAACCGTGTGACTGCTTACTCCTACTAAGAAAAAGGGGAAGTAAAAATCTTCTGTTCTACATGTGTCAGTTGTGTATCTTACTCGCCTCTCCTGACATCGCAGGTGTAACAACTTGAACTTTGCCAGACGAGAGCACTGTAACAAGTGCAAAAGGCCTCGATATGCACCTCTGGGGAGTCCTAGGAGGGCTTATCATTGCCCACCCCCCCCCTGGTCGCATTCCTGGGCCTCCAATCAACCGTTCTCCAGGAAGGTTAGTGAATGGATATAGGTCCCCTCGTGGCTGGGCTAGAGATGACCCCAGAGATTTCAGAGCTGGGGTTCCCCATTCCAGATACGAAGGGAGGTTTGCAGATCTGCCAATCCGTAGAGATAGGCCTGATTTTGCTGATGCTGATTGTAGGGCCCAGAGTAGGTTTGAAAGGCCTCCAGCCCTGGATTGGGGACATAGAGAGCATGGGAGAGAGAGCTATTTAAGCGAGAGGAAAGGTTATGAAAGGCGAATACCATCTCCACCTCATCCACCAGTTCTACCACCTCGTGGTCAATGGCCCCGGGATATCAGGGAAAGAAGTCGTTCTCCAGTGAGAGGCGGACCACCACCCAAAGACTATCGCCGTGATTTATACATCGGAAGGGGACGAGATGATCGGCGTGTTGGACGAGATGCTTTTTAGCTGGTGTTGAGATAATTATATTTGATGTACGTTTTCTGGTTAGCAAAGTTAAAAGCGACCCAAATATTTTACTAGGACTGGTATTATCCAAGCACATATTTTCTATCAAGTTCAGAACCTGTTTATGTACTTCAATTGTGCAGCCATTTGCATTTGCTGAACCAGACATAGTATTTTGGACGTTCCCTTTTTATTTAATCCCTTTGACTCGACATATTCTTATTTCTTAGCATGTCGTGTGGTATTGCTGCGGCAATTATTAGAATTTGTCGTCGTAGTACTGTTATTAGATGGATAACATTGGGAGGCTGCTTTCCATGTTCTCTTATATAATAAGCAGCAGCTGTGCTACTTGAGGTGTCTGTATCATCGACATGCCTGTATATCGACATGTTTGCTTGGTATTTCATGCTTGCTCATTTCGGCTGCAATTCTTAGCCCCATCGACTCTCCACGTAAGCCTCTCCAATAACAAATGCATTatgattttgtttgtttttcactTGACTTTTGGTTTTAGAAAAAGTTATTCTATTTGTCAGTAgcataattttaattctttttatttatttctaaagaGTTTTGGCACAGCTTATTGTAAagcttttattttttccttgataTTCTCTTTGGGAAGAATTTGTATGCGGAATGGGATAAAAAGAGATGCCATAAAGAGATGATctcataaaattattttactctaTTATATTAGTATAAGTGGTcggataaaataattttgagattgcttaatactttaaattaaacatgaaattgttatgaaatataaaataaagaataatgaagaagagtagagaaagaagaaagagtaactgttatttctcttgagggataagagatcataagattgaggaTATAATGAATAAAACCTCTCTATTTGGAAGGGAAAGTACTCTTAGTTTTTGACTAAAAGACAGTTACTTCAAATTCTTATAGATATCAGCtatatcttgatagatcttattagattttatctatattcttgatatacattcattataatataaatatatttataacactcccctttgaatgtctaattgatagataatgtgtcttgttaaaaccttactagaaaaaattcagtggaaaagtaatttagtgaaggaaaaagagtacacatctctaacaatacgcatataggttgcctcattaaaaaccttacaaggaaaattcagtgggacaaagcctcgtaaggaaaaaagagttcaacgcgtattaactccccctaatgagatcATTCTTGatcctttgcatctcgatcttgtgcaccattttcttgaaagttgcaattggaggagacttggtgaataaatcagccacattgtcacttgaacaaatctATTGCACGTTGATATCtctattcttttgtagctcatgtatgtacaaAAGCTTTGATGAATTGTGCTTCGTTCAATccccttttatgaatcctccattaaaatgtgctatgcatgctgcattttctctgtataaaattgtgggtacattttcacatttcaaaccacaatTTTTTCGattgagatgtatcatggaccttaaccatacacattctcggcttgcttcatgaataactattatttcagcatgattcgatgaggtggctacgatagactgctttgtatatctccaagacatggcagtatccccacatgtgaacacattgcatgtttaagatctagatttatgcgggttaaataaATCTCCAGCATCAACATAATCAATAAGATCATAA is from Capsicum annuum cultivar UCD-10X-F1 chromosome 5, UCD10Xv1.1, whole genome shotgun sequence and encodes:
- the LOC107870586 gene encoding LOW QUALITY PROTEIN: uncharacterized protein LOC107870586 (The sequence of the model RefSeq protein was modified relative to this genomic sequence to represent the inferred CDS: inserted 2 bases in 1 codon); translated protein: MGSREKGQPTLHLSSLVVRPTDSGEENGAGSDYEPGEVRRDAPPYSRSDRFSDKHAEHFSWCKNFGLEEGTWWGSGCRAHAGSVSPVRHRNADHRYSPDFDHSRGLPRSRGFGSSRDPGRHRGYSPPSGRGREAGRFVCRSSDGPGYGAGQVRGEGLPRSNPNVRPRDGDWMCPDPLCNNLNFARREHCNKCKRPRYAPLGSPRRAYHCPPXPPGRIPGPPINRSPGRLVNGYRSPRGWARDDPRDFRAGVPHSRYEGRFADLPIRRDRPDFADADCRAQSRFERPPALDWGHREHGRESYLSERKGYERRIPSPPHPPVLPPRGQWPRDIRERSRSPVRGGPPPKDYRRDLYIGRGRDDRRVGRDAF